CGCTCCCTCACCCTCACGCAGGAGTGGCCGGTGCGGCGTCCCCTGCCCCAGGGCCTGCTGGAGCGGCGCCTGTGCGAGCGGCTCTATCCCCAGGAGCCGATGATCACCACCCAGCGGATCGTGGACACCTTCCTGCCCATTGCCCGCGGCGGCACCGGCTGCATCCCGGGGCCGTTCGGGGCGGGCAAGACCGTGCTGCAGAACATGATCTCCCGCCACTCGGACGTGGACGTGGTGATCGTGGTGGCCTGCGGTGAACGGGCCGGTGAGGTGGTGGAAACCATCACCGAATTCCCCAAGCTCTCCGATCCGAAGACCGGCGGATCGCTGATGGATCGCACGATCATCATCTGCAACACCTCCTCGATGCCCGTGGCGGCCCGGGAGGCCTCGATCTACACCGGCCTCACCCTCGGTGAGTACTACCGCCAGATGGGGGTGAACGTGCTGCTGATCGCCGATTCCACCTCCCGCTGGGCCCAGGCGATGCGCGAAACCTCCGGGCGTCTGGAGGAGATTCCCGGTGAGGAGGCCTTTCCCGCCTATCTCGACTCCTCGATCAAGAGCGTGTATGAGCGGGCCGGGATCCTGCGCACCAACGATGGCAGTGTGGGCAGCCTCACGATGATCGGCACAGTGTCGCCCGCCGGCGGCAACTTCGAGGAGCCGGTCACCCAGTCGACCCTGAGCACGGTGAAGGCCTTTCTGGGGCTGAGCGCCGATCGGGCCTACAAGCGCTTCTATCCCGCCGTGGACATTCTGCTGTCATGGTCGCGTTACTTCGGCCAGCTGGAAGACTGGTTCGCCCGGCATGTCTCCCCGGACTGGGTGCAACGGGTGAAGGCGATGAACGCCCTGCTGCGCCGCGGCGACGCCGTGAACCAGATGATCCAGGTGACCGGCGAGGAAGGGGTGACTCTGGAGGATTTCATCCTGCATCAGAAGGCGCTCTTCCTCGACATGGTGTACCTGCAGCAGGATGCCTTCGATGCGGTGGATTCCAGCTGCCCGATCGAGCGCCAGAAATCATCCTTCGATCTGGTGTGCGATCTGGTGAACCGGCCCTACCAGTTTGCCGACAAGACGGAGGTGCGGGAGTTCTTCACCCGGCTCACCGGGTTGTTCAAGAACCTCAATTACGCCCCACTCGAATCGCCAACCTACGCCAGCTTTCTTGGGGAGATCCAGAACCTGGCCGAGGCCCAGGCCATCAGGATTCCGGCCCAGGCGGGCAGCTGAGCTGCGCGATGGCCTCCGGCACGCTCCCGAAGGTGCCCATGCTGTTCGGCCCGCGGCCGAGGCCGAACCGGTGCAGTTCCTCCACCATGGCCCGGGAATTGGTCACCAAGGCGGAGCGTACCCCGGAGCCCGCCAGGCGATCCCGCAGCTCCAGCAGGGCCTTGGCGGCCGAGTAGTCCACATCGTCAATGCCCGAGGCATCCACCACCAGTCCCTCCACGATCGCCCCGGGCTGGGTCACCAGGGCCAGCACCTCTTCGGTGAAGCGGTTGGCATTGGCGTAGAAGAGATTGGCCTCGAAGCGGTAGGCCAGGATCCCCGGCACGGCGAACACGCCCGGAGCCACCGGAACCGTGTGCAGGCCCGTGCCATCGGCGCGGGGAGCCCAGAGGCAGGTCCGCGGCCGGTAGGTGTGCCGCACCTGCTCGATCAGCGACAGCACCACGGCCAGCAGGATGCCCGGCATCACTCCCACCTGGGCCACGGTGATCACGGTGGCCAGGGCGATCAGAAATTCGTTGCGCTGCAGCCGCCACAGCTCCCGCAGCCCCGTCCAGTCGATCAGCTTGAGGCCGATCAGAAAGACGATCGTGGAGAGCACCGCTGCCGGGAGCAGCTCCAGGGGGCGGGTGAAGAACAGCAGCACCAGCAGCACCACGGCGGCGGCGGTGAGATGGGCCAGCTGGCTGCGGCCACCCGCCGCATCCACCATCTCGGTCTTGGTGGGGGAGCCATTCACCACGAAGGTGCCGCTCAGCCCGGCGGCCAGGTTGGCGCTGGCCAGCCCCACCAGGTCCACGTTCTCCAGGCTCCGCTCCCTGTAGCGCTGGGCGTAGGCGCGGGCCGTGGCCGAGCTCTGGGCCAGGACCACCACGAAGCAGGAGGCGGCGCTCACCAGCACGGCGTTCCACTGGGAAGGCGCCACCACGGGCAGCACCAGATGGGGCAGGCCGCCGGGCACGGCGCCCACCACATCCAGGCCCCGGCCGGGGAAATCGAGCAGGGCGCTGACCAGGATCGAGCCGCTCACCGCGATCAGGGCGCCCGGCAGCCGCCGGTCGAGGCGCCGGCAGACCGCGATCAGCCCCAGCACGCCCAGGGCCACCAGCAGGTGGTCGATCCGGCTCTGGGGCAGCCGGGCCAATGTGGCCAGCAGCTGTTGCACGGCGCCCTGGCCCTGCCGCGGCAGGCCGAACAGGCCCGCCAGCTCCGAGGCGGCCACCTGCACGCCGATGCCGGAGAGCAGGCCGATCAGGGCGCTGCGGGAGAGGAAGTCGGCCAGAAAGCCCAGGCGCAGCAGGGCCGCCAGCAGCAGGAACAGGGCCACGCCCACGGCCACCGCCATGGTGAGCCCCAGGTAGCTGGCGGAACCGGGCGGGGCCACGCCGCCCAGGGTGGCCACCAGGATCGCCGCGGTGGCCGAATCGGCCGCCACCACCAGATGGCGCGAGGCCCCCAGCACAGCGAAGGCCACCATGGGCAGCAGCATGGTGTAAAGGCCGGTGATCACTGGCGTCTGGGAGATGCGGGTGTAGCCCATCACCTCCGGAATGGCCAGGGCCGCCAGGGTGAGACCGGCCAGCACATCGGCGGCCACCTGATCCCGCCGCAGCGGCAACAGGCCAGTCGGTCGGGGCAGCCAGGCGCCCAGGTCCACGATGGTCCGCTGCAGTTCTGAACTGTGGCCGGGCGGGGCGGGTCGTGGCATGGATGTTGTCAGCGCGATCCGGGCGCCTGTTCAGTTTCCAGGCCCGACACCAGGAACAGGGTGGTGGAGCCGGCCACGGCATAGGGGGTCAAGGCATTGCCGGCGATCAATCCCGCACCACCGCCGATGAGGACGGCGCTGGCCAGGATCAGGATCACGTTGTGGAGGCCGGTGCCGAGGCTCACCACCACGAACAGCAACCCTGCCAGCGTTCCACCGGCCGCTCCGGTGGTGGTGAAGAAGGCGCTCCAACCGTCGAACATGGGGCGTCTCCTCAGTTCATCGTTCCCGTTCTCCATGACCGCAGCGCCTCGACGCCCCCAACCCCAGGGCTTTCGACCGGCCTGGAGGCGGCTGGGCCCGGTGCTGCTCGCCCCCGCCCTCCTGACCCTGCCGGGGCCCCTTCGCGCCGATGTGCTGCAGGAGCGGGAGCAGCGCTCCCATCCGGTGTGGTCGGCCGGGGGGATGGTGGCGGTGCAGGAGCCCCTGGCGGCGGCTGCCGGGGCGGAGCTGCTGCGCGAGGGGGGCAATGCGGTGGATGCGGCCATCGGCACCGCCTTCGCCCTGGCGGTGACCCATCCCCAGGCGGGAAATCTGGGCGGCGGCGGCTTTTTGGTGCTGTGGCTGCCCGGAGCCTCCCCGGCGCGGGCCCGTGGCTGCCTGCCGGACGACCAGGGCCCCGCCAGCGCTGTTGGCAACGCCGAGAACCCTGAGCTCCGCATCGGCCGGGGCACCGCCGTGGCGGTGAACTTCCGCGAGACCGCCCCCGCGGCCGCCCGCGCCGATCTGTTCGTGGGGCCGGAGGGAACGGTGGATCGGGCCCTGGCCACCGGCAGCCTGCTGAGCACGGCGGTGCCCGGCTCGGTGGCGGGACTGGTGCTGGCCCAGCGCTGCTACGGCCGTCTGCCGCTGCAGCAGGTGCTGCGCCCCGCCATCGCCCTGGCCGAGACGGGCTTTCCGGTGAGCCGGGTGCTGGCGGAGGATCTGCGCCGCGCCCGGCCCCGGCTGGAGGCCGACCCCACCGCCCGGGCCCTGTTCCTGGCGGCGGACCGCCCTGGTGCCCGGCTGCGCCAGGGCGCGCTGGCCCTCACCCTGCGAAGGATCGCCGAGCAGGGTGATCGGGGCTTCTACGCCGGCCCCACGGCGGAGGCCATCACCGGCCTGATGCGCCGCGGAGGCGGGCTGATCACCCTGCAGGATCTGGAGCGCTACCGGGCCCAGCTGGTGCGTCCGCTGGCGGGCCGCTTCCGCGGCAGCACCGTGCTGGTGCCGCCGCCCCCCAGCAGTGCGGTCACGATCCTGCAGCTGCTGGCGGTGCTGGAGCCGATGCCGCTGGCCAGCCTGGGGGCGAACGGGGCCGAGAGCCTGCACCGCATGGCCGAGGCCATGAACCTGGCCTACCGCGACCGCAATGCCCTGCTGGGCGATCCCGACCAGGTGGCGATCCCCCTGGCGCGGATGCTGGCCCCTGCGTATGTGGCGGCGATGCGCCGCAGCCTCGATCTGCAGCGGCACCGGCCCGCCGCCCAGGTGCAGCAGGGGCCGCCGCCCCTGCCCGAAAGCGAGGACACGATCCACCTCTCCACCGCCGATCGCCAGGGGGGCCTGGTGGCGCTCACCACCACCCTCAATTTCCCGTTCGGCAATGGCATTGCCGTGCCCGGGGCGGGGTTCCTGCTCAACAACGAGATGGACGACTTCACCGCCCAGCTGGGCAGTGCCAACGCCTTCGGACTGGTGCAGGGGGCCTCCAATGCGATCGCGCCGGGGCGGCGGCCGCTCAGCTCGATGAGCCCCACTCTGGTGTTCCATGCCGACGGCCGGCCCTGGTTCGCCACCGGCAGCCCCGGGGGAAGCCGCATCCTCACCACGGTGCTGCAGGTGCTGCTCAACCGCATCGAGCACGGGCTGAATCTGGCCGGGGCCGTGGCGGCTCCGCGCATCCACGCCCAGCTGCTGCCGGATCGCCTGTTCTTCGAAGAGGGCCTCAGCCCGGACACCCGCCGGCTGCTGGAGGTCAAGGGGCACCAGCTGGTGCGCAGCTCCGCCATGGGGGCCGCCAACAGCGTGGAGATCACGGCCGATGGCAGCTTGGGAGTGGTGGATCCGCGCAAGGCCGAAGGGCTCGCTATCGGCGAATGAAGCCGGAAGGCTGAGCCCTCAGCCGGCCTGGGGGCCCGGGGTGGTGAGCATGTTCACGGCCGAGATGCCCAGGCCCACCCCCAGCAGGGTGCCGATCGCCCAGACGCTGTCGCTGGGCCACTCGGCGATCAGCATGCCGCCCAGCACGGTGGTGACGATGCCATCGAGGAGCACCAGGCCGCGGGCCGGGCCCTGGCCGGCGGCCGCCCCGGCCAGCTCCATCACCCCCTGGAAGGCGAGCAGGAATCCCACGAACAGGGTGAGGCTCACCTCGCTGGCGAGGGGGTAGAGCAGGATGTAGATGCCGCCGCCGGCATAGAGCAGGGCGGAGAGCAGGCGAAAGAGCTTGCCCTGCACATCGGGTTCGCCGGTGAGGCGCAGGCCCTGGGACACCCCCGCGGCGATCGCCACACCGCCGATGGCGATGGTGAGCAGGGTGGCCGACACGAACGGCAGGGCGATCGCCAGAGCCGCCGCAGCCAGCAGCAGGCCGGCGGTGAGCCAGCGCAGCACGGGGGAGGAGGGAGCGGCCAAGGGTGTGGGAGCAGCTGGCGACACCCTAGGCAGGGTGTGCTGGCCTGTTCATCGGGGAATGCCCACAGGGCTGTGGCAATCCATCACAGCCAGCGCAGGCCGCGGCTGAAAGTCCCCAGGTTGGGTTCCGTTCAGTGGTCTGTGGAGGTGTCCAAGGTGGAGGGCTCTCTGCCGTGGATCCACTCCGGCCACCGCCAGTCCGGTGCTGAGCCTGTTTGCTGAGCTTGTTTGTTTTCAAGGGAACGCGTGTGCCCATGAGAGTGTTTCGACAACGGTGTCCTCCACGGCAGCGATGGTCTCGACGGCTTCTTCCCCGCCTGTTCCTGTCTGTTCTGCTCGCCGCTGTGCTGCTGGCCGGTCTGAGCCAGCCAGGCGCCGCCCAGCTGGCCCTGCCGGACTTTGGCCAGGCGAACCGGCGTAACCCACCCCCCGAGGTCACACGTCTGGGAAGCATTGAGGTGGCCCCTGTGCGTTCTCCGATTACCGGCGAGGACTTGTTCGTCGTGGCGTCCCCAACCATCACGGATCGCAACCTGGAGCGGGCCGACCTGACTGCCGCCGTTGAAGAACGCGCCGCCGAGGTAAGTGCCCGTCTGCGCCGCGCCGTCCTCGATCGGCTGACACCGCCGATGAATCCGGAAACCCTGGCTGTCGATGTCGGCGTGCTCAACGGCGTCACGGTGATCACGGCCAAGGATGATCACTACACCCAGCCCCTGATTCTGGTTTCCGTCACCCGGGTTGACAGCAACTACCACGGCCTTCCGATTGCACAGCTGGCTGGCCAGTGGCGGGGCATCCTCACCACAGAAATCAGGACAGGGCTCAAGGAACTCTCCAGCGAGGTTGTTCTCCAGGATCTGGTCTCCGTGGGACGAATCCTGCTGCTCCTGGTGGCGCTCACGGTTGGGCTCTCCGTGGCGAAGCATCTTCTGGGCCGGCGGCAACAGCGCCTGCGCCGGCTCCGCGATGAACTCCAGGCCGCTGCCGAGTCAGCCGGGCCGCAGGCTGCCCTGGATCCCCAGGAAGGCCGCGAGGCTCTAGAGCGCGATGAGCGCAGGGCACAGCAGCGCGAGGCGTTGATCCAAGGACTGGATCAGGTGGCCAGCCTGGATCGTCGCTTGAGTGTGCTGAGTTTTCTGCAATGGTTGCTGTTCTGGTCGCTGGTTCTGGTCTGGTACTTCGGGTTGTACCAGCTGTCCAAGCAGTTTCCTGTGCTCGAGAAGTACAGCGAGGAGGTGCTGGCAATCCCGATCAGGCTGCTGCTCATCTGGTTCTTCACCGGATTTGCCATCCGTCTGTGTCGCCGGTTGATTGACCGTTTCACCAATGTTCAGGATGGGGGCAGCCTGGTGGGTGTGCTGGCTGCAGGGGATGCCAAGCGTCTTCAGCTGCGGGCTTCCACGATCGCGGGCGCAGCCAAAGGATTTGCGACCATTCTGCTGATTGGCTTCGGCCTCCTGCTGGCACTTGGTGTTCTGGGCCTGCCCACGGGCTCAGTGCTGGCCATCGGGGGAATCTTCGGCTTGGCACTCTCCTTCGGGTCTCAGAGTCTGGTGAAGGATCTGGTGAATGGGGTGCTCATTCTGGCCGAGGATCAATACGCCATCGGAGATGTCGTTG
This sequence is a window from Cyanobium sp. PCC 7001. Protein-coding genes within it:
- a CDS encoding V-type ATP synthase subunit A yields the protein MTPAAFNPARVVAVQDDLVTIAMADTDPRPILKNEVIYILPSRLDGERQERLKAEVLRVNGTTADAQVYESTRGVGVGDPVEQTGELLSVTLGPGLLSQVYDGLQNPLAGLAAGYGTFLPRGATVSPLDTERKWSFQSTARMGDRLRAGDVIGTVQEGRFTHKIMIPFAEPGEVTLEWIQQGSFTVTTAVARIRDARGETRSLTLTQEWPVRRPLPQGLLERRLCERLYPQEPMITTQRIVDTFLPIARGGTGCIPGPFGAGKTVLQNMISRHSDVDVVIVVACGERAGEVVETITEFPKLSDPKTGGSLMDRTIIICNTSSMPVAAREASIYTGLTLGEYYRQMGVNVLLIADSTSRWAQAMRETSGRLEEIPGEEAFPAYLDSSIKSVYERAGILRTNDGSVGSLTMIGTVSPAGGNFEEPVTQSTLSTVKAFLGLSADRAYKRFYPAVDILLSWSRYFGQLEDWFARHVSPDWVQRVKAMNALLRRGDAVNQMIQVTGEEGVTLEDFILHQKALFLDMVYLQQDAFDAVDSSCPIERQKSSFDLVCDLVNRPYQFADKTEVREFFTRLTGLFKNLNYAPLESPTYASFLGEIQNLAEAQAIRIPAQAGS
- a CDS encoding SulP family inorganic anion transporter; amino-acid sequence: MPRPAPPGHSSELQRTIVDLGAWLPRPTGLLPLRRDQVAADVLAGLTLAALAIPEVMGYTRISQTPVITGLYTMLLPMVAFAVLGASRHLVVAADSATAAILVATLGGVAPPGSASYLGLTMAVAVGVALFLLLAALLRLGFLADFLSRSALIGLLSGIGVQVAASELAGLFGLPRQGQGAVQQLLATLARLPQSRIDHLLVALGVLGLIAVCRRLDRRLPGALIAVSGSILVSALLDFPGRGLDVVGAVPGGLPHLVLPVVAPSQWNAVLVSAASCFVVVLAQSSATARAYAQRYRERSLENVDLVGLASANLAAGLSGTFVVNGSPTKTEMVDAAGGRSQLAHLTAAAVVLLVLLFFTRPLELLPAAVLSTIVFLIGLKLIDWTGLRELWRLQRNEFLIALATVITVAQVGVMPGILLAVVLSLIEQVRHTYRPRTCLWAPRADGTGLHTVPVAPGVFAVPGILAYRFEANLFYANANRFTEEVLALVTQPGAIVEGLVVDASGIDDVDYSAAKALLELRDRLAGSGVRSALVTNSRAMVEELHRFGLGRGPNSMGTFGSVPEAIAQLSCPPGPES
- the ggt gene encoding gamma-glutamyltransferase, whose protein sequence is MTAAPRRPQPQGFRPAWRRLGPVLLAPALLTLPGPLRADVLQEREQRSHPVWSAGGMVAVQEPLAAAAGAELLREGGNAVDAAIGTAFALAVTHPQAGNLGGGGFLVLWLPGASPARARGCLPDDQGPASAVGNAENPELRIGRGTAVAVNFRETAPAAARADLFVGPEGTVDRALATGSLLSTAVPGSVAGLVLAQRCYGRLPLQQVLRPAIALAETGFPVSRVLAEDLRRARPRLEADPTARALFLAADRPGARLRQGALALTLRRIAEQGDRGFYAGPTAEAITGLMRRGGGLITLQDLERYRAQLVRPLAGRFRGSTVLVPPPPSSAVTILQLLAVLEPMPLASLGANGAESLHRMAEAMNLAYRDRNALLGDPDQVAIPLARMLAPAYVAAMRRSLDLQRHRPAAQVQQGPPPLPESEDTIHLSTADRQGGLVALTTTLNFPFGNGIAVPGAGFLLNNEMDDFTAQLGSANAFGLVQGASNAIAPGRRPLSSMSPTLVFHADGRPWFATGSPGGSRILTTVLQVLLNRIEHGLNLAGAVAAPRIHAQLLPDRLFFEEGLSPDTRRLLEVKGHQLVRSSAMGAANSVEITADGSLGVVDPRKAEGLAIGE
- a CDS encoding HdeD family acid-resistance protein, whose translation is MAAPSSPVLRWLTAGLLLAAAALAIALPFVSATLLTIAIGGVAIAAGVSQGLRLTGEPDVQGKLFRLLSALLYAGGGIYILLYPLASEVSLTLFVGFLLAFQGVMELAGAAAGQGPARGLVLLDGIVTTVLGGMLIAEWPSDSVWAIGTLLGVGLGISAVNMLTTPGPQAG
- a CDS encoding mechanosensitive ion channel family protein, producing MLLAGLSQPGAAQLALPDFGQANRRNPPPEVTRLGSIEVAPVRSPITGEDLFVVASPTITDRNLERADLTAAVEERAAEVSARLRRAVLDRLTPPMNPETLAVDVGVLNGVTVITAKDDHYTQPLILVSVTRVDSNYHGLPIAQLAGQWRGILTTEIRTGLKELSSEVVLQDLVSVGRILLLLVALTVGLSVAKHLLGRRQQRLRRLRDELQAAAESAGPQAALDPQEGREALERDERRAQQREALIQGLDQVASLDRRLSVLSFLQWLLFWSLVLVWYFGLYQLSKQFPVLEKYSEEVLAIPIRLLLIWFFTGFAIRLCRRLIDRFTNVQDGGSLVGVLAAGDAKRLQLRASTIAGAAKGFATILLIGFGLLLALGVLGLPTGSVLAIGGIFGLALSFGSQSLVKDLVNGVLILAEDQYAIGDVVDTGAAAGLVENLNLRVTQLRSVDGELITIPNSTITQIKNLTRSWSRVAFSISVAYETDPDKALRVLNDVARQLYEDPNWHDKIVSEPTVLGIDSVTSTGIAITTWIQTEPAQQWAVGREFRLRVRRAFSEHRIDIGTPRQTYRLEPPLPELPDSEPAHGLKV